From a single Streptomyces sp. NBC_00377 genomic region:
- the sthA gene encoding Si-specific NAD(P)(+) transhydrogenase, protein MPDFDMLVLGSGPGGQKAAIAAAKLGRRVAVVDRPDMVGGVSLHTGTIPSKTLREAVLYLTGLTQRDLYGQSYRLKENITVADLTARTEHVVGREIDVIRSQLSRNHVALFAGTGRFLDAHTVALREITGQERLISAEHIVIATGTRPARPDSVEFDGRTILDSDNVLTVERVPQSMVIVGAGVIGMEYASMFAALGSKVTVVEKRAGMLDMCDVEVIESLKYHLRDLAVTFRFGETVAAVERHARGALTVLESGKKIPADAVMYSAGRQGLTDGLDLDKAGLAADRRGRIEVDEHYRTPVPHIYAVGDVIGFPALAATAMEQGRAAAYHACGEPVGQMHHLQPIGIYTIPEISFVGRTEDQLTEDSVPFEVGIARYRELARGQIIGDAHGMLKLLVSPVDRKLLGVHCFGTGATELIHIGQSVMGCGGTVDYLVDAVFNYPTLAESYKVAALDATNRLRQLDRIGD, encoded by the coding sequence GTGCCCGACTTCGACATGCTCGTCCTCGGATCAGGTCCCGGCGGCCAGAAGGCCGCCATCGCCGCGGCCAAACTGGGCCGCCGGGTGGCCGTCGTCGACCGCCCCGACATGGTCGGCGGGGTCTCCCTCCATACCGGCACCATCCCCTCCAAGACCCTGCGTGAGGCGGTGCTCTACCTCACCGGCCTCACCCAGCGCGATCTGTACGGGCAGAGCTACCGCCTCAAGGAGAACATCACCGTCGCCGATCTCACCGCCCGCACCGAGCATGTGGTGGGGCGTGAGATCGACGTCATCCGCAGCCAGTTGTCCCGCAACCACGTCGCCCTGTTCGCCGGCACGGGCCGGTTCCTCGACGCGCACACCGTCGCGCTGCGGGAGATCACCGGGCAGGAGCGGCTGATCAGCGCCGAGCACATCGTGATCGCCACCGGGACCCGGCCGGCGCGGCCGGACAGTGTGGAGTTCGACGGCCGGACGATCCTCGACTCCGACAACGTCCTGACGGTCGAGCGGGTTCCGCAGTCCATGGTGATCGTCGGCGCCGGTGTGATCGGCATGGAGTACGCGTCGATGTTCGCCGCGCTCGGCAGCAAGGTCACGGTGGTGGAGAAGCGGGCCGGGATGCTCGACATGTGCGACGTCGAGGTCATCGAGTCGCTCAAGTACCACCTGCGGGACCTGGCGGTGACCTTCCGTTTCGGGGAGACCGTCGCCGCCGTGGAACGGCATGCGCGCGGTGCGCTGACCGTGCTGGAGAGCGGCAAGAAGATCCCGGCCGACGCCGTGATGTACTCGGCGGGACGGCAGGGCCTCACCGACGGACTCGACCTGGACAAGGCGGGGCTGGCGGCCGACCGGCGCGGCCGGATCGAGGTCGACGAGCACTACCGCACCCCGGTGCCGCACATCTACGCCGTCGGCGACGTCATCGGCTTCCCGGCGCTCGCGGCGACGGCGATGGAGCAGGGCCGGGCGGCCGCCTACCACGCGTGCGGCGAGCCCGTCGGGCAGATGCACCACCTTCAGCCGATCGGCATCTACACCATCCCTGAGATCAGTTTCGTGGGGCGGACCGAGGACCAGCTCACCGAGGACAGCGTGCCCTTCGAGGTGGGCATAGCCCGCTACCGTGAACTGGCCCGCGGGCAGATCATCGGGGACGCCCACGGGATGCTGAAGCTGCTGGTCTCGCCCGTGGACCGCAAGCTGCTCGGGGTGCACTGCTTCGGCACCGGCGCGACCGAGCTGATCCACATCGGGCAGTCGGTGATGGGCTGCGGCGGCACCGTCGACTACCTGGTCGACGCGGTCTTCAACTACCCGACGCTGGCGGAGTCCTACAAGGTCGCCGCCCTCGACGCGACCAACCGGCTACGGCAGCTGGACCGCATCGGGGACTGA
- a CDS encoding YybH family protein: MSDDETQIRTLITRWADAVHRGDLDTVLADHADDLVLYYVPPPHEGIRGLAAYRALWPPFFAWQAQGARFDIDTLHVTAGQDVAYAHALLRCGTPRELAENPALRLRLTFGLRKEGGRWLIAHEHHSFPHE, from the coding sequence TTGTCCGACGACGAGACGCAGATCCGTACCCTGATCACCCGCTGGGCCGACGCCGTCCACCGCGGGGACCTCGACACCGTCCTGGCCGACCACGCGGACGACCTCGTGCTGTACTACGTCCCGCCCCCGCACGAGGGCATCCGGGGCCTCGCGGCCTACCGCGCGCTGTGGCCGCCCTTCTTCGCCTGGCAGGCCCAGGGCGCGCGCTTCGACATCGACACCCTGCACGTCACCGCCGGCCAGGACGTCGCCTACGCCCACGCGCTGCTGCGGTGCGGCACGCCCCGGGAGCTGGCCGAGAACCCCGCCCTGCGGCTGCGCCTGACCTTCGGTCTGCGCAAGGAGGGAGGCCGCTGGCTGATCGCGCACGAGCACCACTCGTTCCCGCACGAGTGA
- a CDS encoding carbohydrate ABC transporter permease produces MTTTDMPRPLDADAKRPAAKKRPRGAATGGLRRAIAPTTLLWIMACLYGFPVLWFVLSSFKPSSDLFSYPLTLVPRNPTLSGFKAAWDSANFSQYFINTALVCVITTILTVGVSCCTGYALAKYDNKWLKAFFICILATTMLPGEVMLAPEFLVVRNLGLYNSFAGIILPAVLTATGCFMFRQFFLTVPDELVEAARIDGARELAIFARIMVPLSRPIMLTLAILSFQWRWNDYIWPLLMLNDPNKFTVQIGIQSIVGAQNINWSVLLGASVISMIPLILVFLVFQRYVMGADINAGLKD; encoded by the coding sequence ATGACAACCACAGACATGCCACGTCCGCTCGACGCCGATGCCAAACGGCCCGCCGCCAAGAAGCGGCCCCGCGGGGCGGCCACCGGCGGGCTCCGGCGGGCGATCGCCCCGACGACACTGCTGTGGATCATGGCGTGCCTGTACGGGTTTCCGGTGCTGTGGTTCGTCCTCAGCTCCTTCAAGCCGTCCAGCGACCTGTTCTCGTATCCGCTGACGCTGGTACCGCGCAACCCCACCCTGTCGGGGTTCAAGGCGGCGTGGGACAGCGCCAACTTCTCCCAGTACTTCATCAACACGGCCCTCGTGTGTGTGATCACCACGATCCTCACGGTGGGCGTCAGCTGCTGCACCGGCTACGCGCTGGCCAAGTACGACAACAAGTGGCTCAAGGCCTTCTTCATCTGCATCCTGGCCACCACGATGCTGCCGGGCGAGGTCATGCTCGCCCCCGAGTTCCTGGTGGTCCGCAACCTCGGCCTCTACAACTCGTTCGCCGGCATCATCCTCCCGGCCGTGCTCACCGCGACCGGCTGCTTCATGTTCCGCCAGTTCTTCCTGACGGTTCCCGACGAACTCGTGGAAGCCGCACGCATCGACGGCGCGCGTGAGCTGGCGATCTTCGCGCGGATCATGGTGCCGCTGTCCCGGCCCATCATGCTGACGCTGGCCATCCTGTCCTTCCAGTGGCGGTGGAACGACTACATCTGGCCGCTGCTGATGCTCAACGACCCCAACAAGTTCACCGTGCAGATCGGCATCCAGAGCATCGTCGGCGCACAGAACATCAACTGGTCGGTGCTGCTCGGCGCCTCGGTCATCTCCATGATCCCGCTGATCCTCGTCTTCCTGGTCTTCCAGCGCTACGTCATGGGCGCCGACATCAACGCCGGACTGAAGGACTGA
- a CDS encoding nucleoside/nucleotide kinase family protein translates to MLTFDDLLLRARSLAGDGGRALLGIAGSPGAGKTTLARRLVRELNGTGEPWAAHVPMDGFHLADAELDRLGRRDRKGAPDTFDAAGYAALLRRLREESDSEDIVYAPGFERVLEQPLAGAVPVPPTARLVVTEGNYLLLGTGAWSRVRAALDEVWFCESDEDERVRRLVARHEEFGKGHAQAVAWVHRSDERNAALVASTRDRADLVVALPL, encoded by the coding sequence GTGCTCACTTTCGATGATCTGCTGCTGCGGGCCCGTTCCCTCGCCGGGGACGGCGGGCGCGCCCTCCTCGGCATCGCCGGCAGTCCCGGCGCGGGCAAGACGACCCTCGCACGTCGCCTGGTGCGGGAGCTGAACGGCACGGGCGAGCCGTGGGCGGCGCACGTCCCGATGGACGGCTTCCACCTGGCCGACGCCGAGCTCGACCGGCTCGGCCGCCGGGACCGCAAGGGGGCGCCGGACACCTTCGACGCGGCCGGGTACGCGGCGCTGCTGCGGCGGCTGCGGGAGGAAAGCGACAGCGAGGACATCGTGTACGCGCCCGGTTTCGAGCGGGTGCTCGAGCAGCCGCTCGCGGGGGCCGTGCCGGTCCCGCCGACGGCCAGGCTGGTCGTCACGGAGGGCAACTACCTCCTCCTCGGCACGGGCGCGTGGTCGCGGGTGCGGGCCGCGCTCGACGAGGTGTGGTTCTGCGAGAGCGACGAGGACGAGCGCGTGCGCCGACTGGTCGCCCGGCACGAGGAGTTCGGCAAGGGGCACGCGCAAGCGGTGGCCTGGGTGCACAGGTCCGACGAGCGCAACGCCGCGCTGGTGGCGTCGACGAGGGACCGGGCCGACCTGGTGGTGGCCCTGCCCCTCTGA
- a CDS encoding glycoside hydrolase family 65 protein, which produces MITDRSYAVEPWYVRETELDLDVLAQSESVFALSNGHVGWRGNLDEGEPHGLPGAYLNGVHELHPLPYAEAGYGYPESGQTVINVTNGKILRLLVDDEPFDLRYGRLVTHERVLDLRRGVLERTCEWTSPAGSTVRVRSTRLVSLTQRAVAAVAYEVEAVGSRSRVVIQSELVTNESLPDPNGDPRAARALKSPLEPEEDVAVGRRLRLVHRTKRSGLRVAVAADHEVTGPDRTVISSESNVDVARLTVTSVLEPGERLRVEKLVAHGWSGARSRPAMSDQVEAALAAAGHSGWAGLLDEQRAYLDDFWSRADVEVDGDEEIQQAVRFALFHVLQAGARAEQRAIPAKGLTGSGYDGHAFWDTETFVLPLLTYTAPQAVAEALRWRQNTLPAARERAAQLGLDGAAFPWRTIEGSEGSAYWPAGTAAFHVNADIADAVVRYVTATGDTRFEADTGVELLVETARLWRSLGHHDAHGAFHIDGVTGPDEYSAVADDNTYTNLMARANLLAAADAVERYPGQATRLGVDEEESAAWRDAAEAVYVPYNHELGVHEQHAGFTRYQHWDFAGTRPDQYPLLLNFPYFDLYRKQVVKQADLVLAMYTCAGHFDEEQIARNFAYYEPLTVRDSSLSACCQAVIAAQAGHLGLAYDYTTEAALMDLADLEHNTRDGLHIASLAGTWMALVAGFGGLRGDAEGLRFAPRLPERFSRLAFSVQLLGRRLRVEIGPDKAAYTLLSGSPLTIRHHGDEVLVNGDGPVVRPVPPAPARPVPRQPPHRGPNTR; this is translated from the coding sequence GTGATCACGGACCGGTCCTACGCCGTCGAGCCGTGGTACGTCCGTGAGACGGAACTCGACCTCGACGTGCTGGCGCAGAGCGAGTCCGTCTTCGCGCTCTCCAACGGGCACGTCGGCTGGCGCGGCAACCTGGACGAGGGAGAACCGCACGGCCTGCCCGGCGCCTACCTCAACGGCGTCCACGAACTGCACCCGCTGCCCTACGCCGAGGCGGGCTACGGCTATCCGGAGTCCGGGCAGACCGTCATCAACGTCACCAACGGCAAGATCCTGCGGCTGCTGGTCGACGACGAGCCGTTCGACCTGCGCTACGGGCGGCTCGTCACCCATGAGCGGGTGCTCGACCTGCGCCGGGGCGTCCTGGAGCGGACCTGCGAGTGGACCTCGCCCGCCGGGTCCACGGTCCGGGTGCGCTCGACCCGGCTGGTCTCGCTCACCCAGCGGGCCGTGGCCGCCGTCGCCTACGAGGTGGAGGCCGTCGGCAGCCGCTCCCGGGTGGTGATCCAGTCCGAGCTGGTCACCAACGAGAGCCTGCCCGACCCGAACGGCGACCCGCGCGCGGCCCGCGCCCTGAAGTCGCCGCTGGAGCCGGAGGAGGACGTGGCCGTCGGCCGGCGACTGCGGCTCGTCCACCGCACGAAACGCAGCGGGCTGCGGGTGGCCGTGGCCGCCGACCACGAGGTCACCGGCCCCGACCGGACCGTCATCAGCAGCGAGAGCAACGTCGACGTCGCCCGGCTCACCGTCACCTCCGTGCTGGAACCCGGCGAGCGGCTGCGCGTGGAGAAGCTCGTCGCCCACGGCTGGTCCGGCGCCCGCTCCCGGCCCGCGATGAGCGACCAGGTGGAGGCGGCCCTCGCGGCCGCCGGACACAGCGGCTGGGCAGGACTCCTCGACGAACAGCGGGCCTACCTCGACGACTTCTGGTCCCGCGCGGACGTCGAGGTCGACGGCGACGAGGAGATCCAGCAGGCCGTCCGCTTCGCCCTCTTCCACGTCCTCCAGGCCGGCGCCCGCGCCGAACAGCGCGCCATACCCGCCAAGGGGCTGACCGGCTCCGGCTACGACGGCCACGCCTTCTGGGACACCGAGACCTTCGTGCTGCCCCTGCTCACCTACACCGCGCCCCAGGCCGTCGCCGAGGCGCTGCGCTGGCGGCAGAACACCCTGCCCGCCGCCCGGGAGAGGGCCGCCCAACTCGGGCTGGACGGCGCCGCGTTCCCCTGGCGGACGATCGAGGGGTCGGAGGGCTCGGCGTACTGGCCGGCGGGTACCGCCGCCTTCCACGTCAACGCCGACATCGCCGACGCCGTGGTCCGGTACGTCACGGCCACCGGGGACACCCGCTTCGAAGCGGACACCGGCGTCGAACTGCTGGTGGAGACCGCCCGGCTGTGGCGCTCGCTCGGGCACCACGACGCGCACGGCGCCTTCCACATCGACGGCGTCACAGGACCCGACGAGTACAGCGCGGTCGCCGACGACAACACGTACACCAACCTGATGGCCCGGGCGAACCTCCTCGCCGCCGCCGACGCCGTGGAGCGGTATCCGGGCCAGGCCACCCGGCTCGGCGTGGACGAGGAGGAGAGCGCGGCCTGGCGGGACGCCGCCGAAGCGGTGTACGTGCCCTACAACCACGAACTCGGTGTGCACGAACAGCACGCGGGCTTCACCCGCTACCAGCACTGGGACTTCGCCGGCACCCGCCCCGACCAGTACCCCCTGCTGCTCAACTTCCCGTACTTCGACCTCTACCGCAAACAGGTCGTCAAACAGGCCGACCTGGTGCTGGCGATGTACACCTGCGCGGGCCACTTCGACGAGGAGCAGATCGCCCGCAACTTCGCCTACTACGAGCCGCTGACCGTGCGCGACTCCTCCCTCTCCGCCTGCTGCCAGGCGGTGATCGCCGCGCAGGCCGGCCATCTGGGGCTGGCCTACGACTACACGACCGAGGCCGCGCTGATGGACCTGGCCGACCTGGAGCACAACACCCGCGACGGGCTGCACATCGCGTCCCTGGCGGGCACCTGGATGGCGCTGGTCGCCGGGTTCGGCGGACTGCGCGGCGACGCCGAGGGCCTGCGCTTCGCGCCCCGGCTGCCCGAGAGGTTCAGCAGGCTCGCCTTCAGCGTCCAGCTCCTCGGCCGTCGGCTGCGCGTGGAGATAGGCCCGGACAAGGCCGCCTACACCCTGTTGTCGGGCTCGCCCCTGACGATCCGTCACCATGGTGACGAGGTACTGGTCAACGGTGACGGCCCCGTCGTGCGCCCGGTACCGCCCGCCCCGGCGCGACCGGTGCCGCGCCAGCCTCCGCACCGGGGGCCGAACACCCGCTGA
- a CDS encoding beta-phosphoglucomutase family hydrolase: MTTTLGLPGTIQACLFDLDGVVTRTAVVHAAAWKETFDAFLYARGDEDFRPFDEGHDYDEYVDGRPRADGVRTFLASRDIELPEGEPGDPPDAQTVHGLGNRKNELLLEKIRTQGVEAYDGTLRYIEAARAHGLRTAIVSSSANTRDVLRSIDAEHLFEVRIDGVVAAERKLPGKPRPDTFLAAARDLGVEPSSAAVFEDALAGMDAGRAGNFGYVVGVDRVGQTDALYAHGADVVVKDLADLADTAGRGEAGGRE, from the coding sequence ATGACGACGACGCTAGGTCTCCCCGGAACGATCCAGGCCTGTCTCTTCGACCTCGACGGGGTGGTCACCCGGACGGCCGTGGTGCACGCGGCCGCCTGGAAGGAGACCTTCGACGCCTTCCTGTACGCGCGCGGCGACGAGGACTTCCGGCCGTTCGACGAGGGACACGACTACGACGAGTACGTCGACGGCCGCCCCCGCGCCGACGGCGTACGCACCTTCCTCGCCTCCCGGGACATCGAACTGCCCGAGGGCGAACCCGGTGACCCACCCGACGCGCAGACCGTCCACGGCCTCGGCAACCGCAAGAACGAGCTCCTCCTGGAGAAGATCCGCACCCAGGGCGTGGAGGCCTACGACGGCACCCTGCGCTACATCGAGGCGGCACGCGCGCACGGCCTGCGCACGGCGATCGTCTCCTCCAGCGCCAACACCCGTGACGTACTGCGCTCGATCGACGCCGAGCACCTCTTCGAGGTACGGATCGACGGCGTCGTGGCGGCCGAGCGGAAGCTGCCCGGCAAGCCCCGCCCCGACACCTTCCTGGCCGCCGCCCGCGATCTCGGCGTCGAGCCGTCGTCAGCGGCCGTCTTCGAGGACGCGCTGGCCGGGATGGACGCGGGCCGCGCCGGGAACTTCGGCTATGTGGTCGGAGTTGACCGGGTCGGACAGACCGACGCCCTGTACGCGCACGGCGCGGACGTCGTCGTGAAGGACCTCGCAGACCTCGCGGACACCGCGGGTCGCGGCGAAGCGGGAGGACGCGAGTGA
- a CDS encoding DUF6461 domain-containing protein — protein MSDGIVWLVDLDGWMSSVVFARGISPEELALRMGADPGGATAPITDAEVSRLGMEVWRPAADGDGVVRVGSSGEWAFALEYGDSTGGDLLAQISRDGVEVVRYVPPQEHPPADFHYARDGVFVCGYGLDEEVWRWGAEPDLLLPDLIAAGVLSPDGSTYVPPEDEDWRAGRRRSLGVVERRFGLSLSPAFLDGVRLPAYAVRGTPRMTLSD, from the coding sequence ATGAGCGACGGAATCGTGTGGCTGGTGGATCTGGACGGCTGGATGTCCAGTGTCGTGTTCGCGCGCGGGATATCGCCCGAGGAGCTGGCCCTGCGCATGGGAGCCGACCCGGGCGGGGCGACCGCGCCGATCACCGACGCCGAGGTGTCCCGGCTGGGGATGGAGGTGTGGCGGCCGGCCGCCGACGGCGACGGCGTGGTGCGCGTGGGCAGCTCCGGGGAGTGGGCCTTCGCCCTGGAGTACGGGGACTCGACCGGCGGGGACCTGCTCGCGCAGATCTCGCGGGACGGCGTGGAGGTCGTGCGCTATGTGCCGCCGCAGGAACATCCGCCCGCCGATTTCCACTACGCCCGCGACGGCGTCTTCGTGTGCGGGTACGGGCTGGACGAGGAGGTGTGGCGCTGGGGCGCGGAGCCGGACCTGCTGCTGCCGGACCTGATCGCCGCGGGCGTCCTCTCCCCCGACGGAAGCACGTATGTGCCGCCGGAGGACGAGGACTGGAGGGCGGGCCGCCGCCGCAGCCTGGGTGTCGTGGAGCGGCGGTTCGGCCTGTCCCTCTCCCCCGCCTTCCTCGACGGGGTCCGGCTGCCCGCCTACGCGGTGCGGGGCACGCCGCGGATGACGCTCAGCGACTGA
- a CDS encoding DUF5709 domain-containing protein, whose protein sequence is MGTESEAMGDDVYQPTGTNEEQEDGAPLDLQDAVDERTYDDALDEGYSPPEKPLGVTKYGTTAAEQHDGESLDRRLAQEVPDVSDPAGDGIGDLPGGEGEPVDPEAGDRRAGRLVAPDEGAHPDAVKEEIARDVGIDGGAAGAEEAAVHVVEE, encoded by the coding sequence ATGGGTACGGAGTCCGAGGCGATGGGCGACGACGTCTACCAGCCCACCGGCACGAACGAGGAACAGGAGGACGGCGCCCCGCTCGACCTTCAGGACGCCGTGGACGAACGCACCTACGACGACGCCCTGGACGAGGGCTACTCTCCGCCGGAGAAGCCGCTCGGGGTGACCAAGTACGGCACCACCGCGGCCGAGCAGCACGACGGCGAGAGTCTTGACCGGCGCCTGGCCCAGGAGGTGCCGGACGTGTCGGACCCGGCCGGGGACGGCATCGGCGACCTCCCCGGCGGCGAGGGCGAACCCGTCGACCCCGAGGCAGGCGACCGGCGCGCGGGACGGCTCGTGGCCCCCGACGAGGGCGCCCACCCCGACGCCGTCAAGGAGGAGATCGCCCGGGACGTGGGCATCGACGGCGGAGCCGCGGGCGCCGAGGAGGCGGCCGTCCACGTCGTCGAGGAGTGA
- a CDS encoding APC family permease: protein MSNSTGRGLQANVLGTFDTVVMAVAGSAPAYSIAATTAVLAGAVGLAGPAALLYCAIPMLGIALAFSRLSRIDVNAGASYSWVGRTLHPFLGFISGWALVISATIFMVAGSLPAGSMTLALFDDGLADNTALSTVVGAAWFIVMLAVVLGGARLTVRAQLIMSGVELAILALFALLALFHSDSALPFDWSWLGFSHFEGVSGFASGALVAAFYYWGWDVTSNLSEETRNSRRTTGLAGLIGVGIVFLLFEVFTIAVNVILSSQQVEDNGANVLAALGEEVWPGWGGKVLIVAVMLSTVATLETTLIQVTRSLFAMGRDRTMPSALGRVHRTWNTPCVAIAVVGGVALVLFVASNALGSVGDILADAISAIGLQIAIYYGLAGLAAVVAYRKTLLKSPSDFLLGGVWPLFGALFMFWIFAESLGELDPAAIAIGVGGLAVGLVPMLWYWRQGSEYYRPSRLDASRTVEAGYVPDGHPAAHSAGHEGLSTDF from the coding sequence ATGAGCAACAGCACCGGAAGAGGGCTCCAGGCGAATGTGCTGGGCACCTTCGACACGGTGGTGATGGCGGTCGCCGGCAGTGCGCCCGCCTACTCCATCGCCGCGACCACCGCGGTCCTGGCCGGCGCCGTGGGCCTGGCAGGCCCGGCGGCACTGCTGTACTGCGCGATACCGATGCTGGGCATCGCGCTGGCCTTCAGCCGGCTCAGCCGGATCGACGTCAACGCAGGTGCCAGCTACTCCTGGGTGGGGCGCACGCTCCACCCGTTCCTGGGTTTCATCAGCGGCTGGGCACTGGTGATCTCGGCGACCATCTTCATGGTCGCGGGCTCGCTGCCGGCCGGGTCGATGACGCTCGCCCTGTTCGACGACGGCCTCGCCGACAACACCGCGCTGTCGACCGTGGTCGGCGCCGCCTGGTTCATCGTGATGCTGGCCGTGGTGCTGGGCGGGGCCCGGCTCACCGTACGCGCGCAGTTGATCATGTCGGGTGTGGAGCTCGCGATCCTCGCGCTGTTCGCGCTGCTCGCCCTGTTCCACTCGGACTCCGCGCTGCCGTTCGACTGGTCCTGGCTCGGATTCAGCCATTTCGAGGGGGTGTCCGGCTTCGCGTCCGGCGCGCTCGTCGCCGCGTTCTACTACTGGGGCTGGGACGTGACCAGCAACCTCAGTGAGGAGACCCGCAACAGCCGCCGTACGACGGGCCTCGCGGGGCTGATCGGGGTGGGCATCGTCTTCCTGCTCTTCGAGGTCTTCACCATCGCGGTGAACGTCATCCTGAGCTCGCAGCAGGTCGAGGACAACGGCGCCAACGTGCTGGCGGCGCTGGGCGAGGAGGTGTGGCCGGGCTGGGGCGGCAAGGTGCTGATCGTGGCCGTGATGCTGTCCACCGTCGCCACCCTGGAGACGACCCTGATCCAGGTCACGCGCTCGCTGTTCGCAATGGGCCGGGACCGTACGATGCCGTCCGCGCTGGGCCGGGTGCACCGCACCTGGAACACGCCCTGCGTGGCGATCGCGGTGGTGGGCGGGGTGGCTCTGGTGCTGTTCGTCGCCTCCAACGCGCTGGGCTCGGTCGGCGACATCCTCGCCGACGCCATCTCGGCGATCGGTCTTCAGATCGCGATCTACTACGGCCTGGCGGGCCTCGCGGCGGTCGTCGCGTACCGCAAGACCCTGCTGAAGTCCCCGTCCGACTTCCTCCTCGGCGGTGTGTGGCCGCTGTTCGGCGCCCTGTTCATGTTCTGGATCTTCGCGGAGTCGCTCGGCGAACTGGACCCGGCGGCCATCGCCATCGGCGTCGGCGGGCTCGCCGTCGGACTGGTACCGATGCTCTGGTACTGGCGGCAGGGCAGCGAGTACTACCGCCCCTCCCGGCTGGACGCCTCGCGCACCGTCGAGGCCGGCTACGTGCCCGACGGCCACCCGGCCGCGCACTCCGCCGGTCACGAGGGTCTCTCCACCGACTTCTGA
- the prcB gene encoding proteasome subunit beta, whose product MTDGGHDGRLADEFFTAGGSSFSDFLAAHRPDLLPTRRPFADGVRAAPDSFPHGTTVLALAYRDGVLIAGDRRATMGNLIAQRDLEKVHPADDHTAVAFAGTVGLALDMVKLYQVELTHFEKVEGVPMTLGAKARRLATMIRQNLGQAMQGLAVVPLLAGYDTAAGAGARGRIFSFDVAGGLYEKAPFHAEGSGSPYARGALKKLYHPDMTRREAALAALQALYDAADDDSATGGPDLGRRIFPIVSVITEEGFERLPEPETEALSHEMVEQRRGRPDGPPATG is encoded by the coding sequence ATGACGGACGGCGGACACGACGGACGGCTCGCGGACGAGTTCTTCACGGCGGGCGGCTCGTCCTTCAGCGACTTCCTGGCTGCGCACCGGCCCGATCTGCTGCCGACCCGGCGCCCGTTCGCCGACGGTGTCCGGGCCGCCCCGGACAGCTTCCCGCACGGGACCACCGTGCTGGCCCTCGCCTACCGCGACGGTGTGCTGATCGCCGGCGACCGCCGTGCCACGATGGGCAACCTCATCGCGCAGCGCGACCTGGAGAAGGTCCACCCGGCGGACGACCACACCGCCGTCGCCTTCGCCGGTACGGTCGGACTCGCCCTGGACATGGTGAAGCTGTACCAGGTCGAGCTCACGCACTTCGAGAAGGTCGAGGGTGTGCCCATGACCCTCGGCGCCAAGGCGCGCAGGCTGGCCACGATGATCCGGCAGAACCTCGGCCAGGCCATGCAGGGCCTCGCCGTCGTCCCGCTCCTCGCGGGCTACGACACGGCCGCCGGCGCGGGCGCCCGGGGCCGTATCTTCAGCTTCGACGTGGCGGGCGGCCTGTACGAGAAGGCGCCCTTCCACGCCGAGGGCTCCGGCTCCCCGTACGCCCGGGGGGCGCTGAAGAAGCTGTACCACCCGGACATGACCCGGCGCGAGGCGGCCCTGGCCGCGCTCCAGGCGCTGTACGACGCCGCCGACGACGACTCGGCCACCGGCGGCCCCGACCTCGGCCGCCGCATCTTCCCCATCGTCTCGGTGATCACCGAGGAGGGCTTCGAGCGGCTGCCCGAGCCCGAGACGGAGGCGCTCAGCCACGAGATGGTCGAGCAGCGCCGCGGCAGACCGGACGGCCCGCCCGCCACCGGCTGA